One genomic window of Peptococcaceae bacterium 1198_IL3148 includes the following:
- the fliQ gene encoding flagellar biosynthesis protein FliQ, whose translation MSQTEIIHICREALMMVVILSAPGLLMAMLVGLIIGIFQATTQIQEQTLAFVPKILAVFITVIVLSGWLVNVIVGFTQRLYEQIPNIVR comes from the coding sequence ATGAGTCAAACTGAGATTATTCATATTTGCCGAGAGGCTTTAATGATGGTGGTCATTTTATCGGCACCGGGATTGCTAATGGCCATGTTGGTGGGGCTAATCATTGGGATTTTTCAAGCCACCACCCAAATTCAAGAACAAACTTTGGCCTTTGTGCCCAAGATTTTGGCGGTGTTTATCACGGTAATTGTACTTTCTGGTTGGTTAGTTAATGTTATTGTTGGGTTTACCCAACGGTTATATGAGCAGATTCCCAATATTGTTCGTTAA
- the fliP gene encoding flagellar type III secretion system pore protein FliP (The bacterial flagellar biogenesis protein FliP forms a type III secretion system (T3SS)-type pore required for flagellar assembly.) translates to MAVKNKPIIFIALTAIFILFGPPLAGAAPLPAVDLTIQPTDEPERVVDSVKLLLLLTVLSLVPAFLMMLTSFTRIVVVLSFLRSGLGTQSTPPNQILIGLALFLTIFIMKPVYTEINENAVQPYLNNEISQQQATELATQPLREFMSKQTREKDLALFVNLADMDKPQNIDAVPLTVLTPAFIISELKTAFLIGFLIYVPFLVIDMVIASVLMSMGMFMLPPMMIALPFKVLLFVMVDGWYLVVKSLVESFR, encoded by the coding sequence ATGGCCGTGAAAAATAAACCAATTATCTTTATCGCCCTTACTGCCATTTTTATTTTATTTGGCCCCCCGTTGGCTGGTGCGGCACCGCTACCGGCGGTGGATTTAACTATTCAACCAACTGATGAGCCAGAACGAGTGGTGGATTCAGTAAAATTACTGTTGCTGTTGACGGTACTTTCGCTAGTGCCAGCATTTTTAATGATGCTCACTTCCTTTACCCGCATCGTGGTGGTACTATCATTCTTGCGGTCGGGTTTAGGTACCCAGTCAACCCCGCCTAATCAAATTTTGATTGGTTTGGCTTTGTTTTTAACCATTTTCATCATGAAGCCTGTTTATACCGAAATTAATGAAAATGCGGTGCAACCCTATCTGAATAACGAAATTAGCCAGCAGCAAGCCACTGAATTGGCCACCCAACCGTTAAGGGAATTCATGTCCAAACAAACCAGGGAAAAGGATTTGGCGCTATTTGTTAATCTGGCTGATATGGACAAGCCCCAAAATATTGATGCGGTACCGCTAACGGTGTTGACACCAGCCTTTATTATCAGCGAGCTAAAAACAGCCTTTTTAATTGGTTTTTTAATTTATGTGCCCTTTTTAGTGATCGATATGGTGATAGCCAGCGTTTTGATGTCCATGGGGATGTTTATGTTGCCGCCGATGATGATTGCGTTGCCCTTTAAGGTGCTACTGTTTGTCATGGTGGATGGCTGGTACTTGGTGGTAAAATCCCTGGTAGAAAGTTTTAGGTGA
- the fliO gene encoding flagellar biosynthetic protein FliO: protein MNNTEILFAFIRVIIALPLVLALAYVAIKYGLARRGLVKGQQGGRRMRVVEQMPLGPKGLLSLVEVGDKYFLLAHAETGITVVKEYDTLPEPLADNTVAEGLPDFRQLLKFKLKQQQHVSHQDTAEGENGREK, encoded by the coding sequence ATGAATAATACAGAAATTTTATTTGCCTTTATCAGAGTAATCATTGCGCTGCCGTTGGTGTTGGCACTGGCCTATGTGGCCATTAAATACGGCCTCGCCCGCCGGGGCTTAGTTAAGGGACAACAGGGTGGTCGGCGCATGCGAGTGGTGGAGCAAATGCCCCTGGGACCAAAAGGCCTTTTGAGCCTGGTGGAAGTTGGCGACAAATATTTTCTGTTGGCCCATGCTGAAACTGGGATTACGGTGGTCAAGGAGTACGATACTTTGCCGGAGCCGTTGGCAGATAATACTGTTGCCGAGGGTTTACCTGATTTTCGTCAATTGCTTAAATTTAAGCTTAAGCAGCAACAGCATGTTAGCCATCAAGACACAGCAGAAGGAGAAAATGGCCGTGAAAAATAA
- a CDS encoding FliM/FliN family flagellar motor switch protein, which yields MSEEEIQSFMAKMQDLKREEESEAAVKPVRFPPITSSQPGPSIKASLMHLEDVTMEIYVELGQARIKIKDLLNLETDSVLELNKSAGESADIYINSKPFARGEILVINDHFAVRLNKITRHDKLAACSQPKEQIEG from the coding sequence ATGTCTGAAGAAGAAATTCAATCCTTTATGGCAAAAATGCAGGATCTAAAAAGGGAAGAGGAGAGTGAAGCCGCCGTTAAACCGGTGCGCTTCCCTCCCATTACTTCTTCTCAGCCAGGGCCGTCAATCAAAGCCAGCCTGATGCATTTGGAAGACGTGACCATGGAGATTTATGTTGAGCTGGGCCAAGCAAGAATTAAGATCAAAGACCTACTGAATCTAGAGACTGATTCAGTGCTGGAACTCAACAAGTCCGCCGGCGAGTCTGCAGATATTTACATTAATAGCAAACCCTTTGCCCGGGGCGAAATTTTGGTGATTAATGACCACTTTGCCGTCAGGTTAAACAAAATTACTCGTCATGACAAGTTGGCTGCTTGCAGCCAGCCTAAAGAACAGATAGAAGGTTAA
- a CDS encoding flagellar basal body-associated FliL family protein, translated as MAKELSAEQKEKKSRFSAKTVIVILLLLNMLVAGGIAGYFFLLNPADSAPKPPEMATSELGEMLINLADPGGIHYLRFTAVMEYPKEEKELVDELQQKNHVIKDTVIRLLRSKKLAEVQPPESIDNVQREMTEAINEKLEHGKLSRIYFTEYLTQ; from the coding sequence ATGGCTAAAGAATTATCCGCTGAACAAAAGGAAAAAAAGTCACGTTTTTCTGCTAAAACTGTAATTGTGATCCTGTTACTGCTAAACATGCTGGTTGCCGGAGGCATAGCTGGCTATTTCTTCTTGCTAAACCCGGCTGACAGTGCACCCAAACCACCGGAAATGGCCACCAGCGAATTGGGAGAAATGTTGATTAATTTAGCCGATCCCGGTGGCATTCACTACCTGCGGTTCACTGCCGTTATGGAATATCCCAAGGAAGAAAAGGAGTTGGTTGATGAACTGCAACAGAAAAACCATGTCATTAAAGATACTGTGATTAGACTGTTGCGTTCTAAAAAATTAGCCGAAGTACAGCCACCAGAAAGCATTGACAATGTTCAGCGTGAGATGACTGAGGCTATCAATGAAAAATTGGAACACGGTAAACTGAGCAGAATCTACTTTACCGAATACCTCACCCAGTAG
- a CDS encoding flagellar hook-basal body complex protein, with the protein MIRSLYSGVSGMKNHQIRMDVTGNNIANVNTTGFKKGRANFQDTLYQTISSGGNSKNPAQVGAGMSVGSINNDFGQGATQNTGRTLDMAIQGDGFFAVSNAKSDLITAGNVTPKTDPADLKANYTREGVFFVDKDGYIVNSGGMNLIGQTAGVNTPNDKSDDAYGAIRVLLEDDTSTPAVPLSIEALTISPDGKITGTYTNGNPVKFDYGSGSYNDSTSLTEARIAIVTFANNEGLIKEGQNVYKENVDTSGAAVFGVPNGESQQINSGYLEMSNVDLTEEFTTMITTQRGYQANARVITTSDSMLEELINLKR; encoded by the coding sequence ATGATTCGTTCTTTATATTCAGGTGTATCTGGCATGAAAAACCACCAAATTCGCATGGATGTTACTGGTAACAACATTGCCAACGTAAATACCACCGGTTTTAAAAAGGGCAGAGCCAACTTCCAGGATACTTTGTATCAAACTATAAGCTCAGGTGGTAACAGTAAAAACCCCGCCCAAGTGGGTGCCGGTATGTCTGTGGGTAGTATTAATAACGATTTTGGCCAAGGAGCAACCCAAAATACCGGTAGAACGCTAGATATGGCGATTCAAGGGGATGGCTTCTTTGCCGTTTCCAATGCTAAGAGTGATTTGATTACTGCTGGTAATGTTACTCCCAAAACTGACCCGGCGGATTTAAAGGCAAACTACACTAGAGAAGGTGTATTCTTTGTAGATAAAGATGGTTATATTGTCAACTCCGGTGGTATGAATTTAATTGGCCAAACTGCCGGTGTTAACACACCTAATGATAAAAGCGATGATGCCTATGGTGCCATTAGAGTATTGTTGGAAGATGATACTAGTACACCAGCAGTTCCATTATCTATTGAGGCATTAACCATTTCACCTGACGGTAAAATTACTGGTACCTATACAAATGGAAATCCTGTAAAATTTGATTATGGAAGTGGTAGTTATAATGATTCTACTTCCTTAACAGAAGCCCGCATTGCCATCGTAACCTTTGCCAATAATGAAGGCTTAATCAAAGAAGGGCAAAATGTTTACAAAGAAAATGTTGACACCTCTGGTGCTGCCGTTTTTGGGGTGCCCAACGGTGAATCACAGCAAATCAACTCCGGTTACTTGGAAATGTCCAACGTAGATTTAACCGAGGAATTCACCACCATGATCACCACTCAACGTGGTTACCAAGCCAACGCCAGGGTAATTACCACCTCTGACAGCATGCTGGAGGAATTGATTAACCTAAAGCGTTAA
- a CDS encoding TIGR02530 family flagellar biosynthesis protein has translation MVNKINYIPQPQPINQQLIKANNTDKNMQVPSFADLLYNETQRQQPVKLSAHAQKRLQQRSIVLGPEVMSKINHAVQRAEAKGAQESLLIYGDLALIANVRNKTVVTAIDGQSLKDHVFTNIDSAVIIK, from the coding sequence ATGGTCAATAAAATCAACTATATTCCCCAACCACAACCTATTAATCAGCAACTGATTAAAGCCAATAATACCGACAAAAATATGCAAGTGCCCAGTTTTGCTGATTTATTATACAACGAAACCCAAAGGCAACAGCCGGTGAAACTTTCAGCCCATGCCCAAAAAAGACTGCAGCAGCGCAGCATAGTGCTGGGGCCGGAAGTTATGAGTAAGATTAATCACGCAGTGCAGCGGGCCGAGGCCAAAGGGGCCCAGGAATCGCTATTGATCTATGGCGATCTGGCATTAATAGCCAATGTAAGAAATAAAACGGTGGTCACCGCCATAGATGGTCAAAGCCTAAAGGATCACGTTTTTACCAATATTGATAGTGCAGTAATAATCAAATAA
- a CDS encoding flagellar hook capping FlgD N-terminal domain-containing protein, which yields MEVKATNNDYYLPDTKTKEFKQQLDKDAFLRIMVEQLKNQDPTSPMDTSQFISQLAEFTTLEQLTNLNSQMTDLLHSQQINQGAALIGNTVTLIDEGSIVTGVVDKVSVTSDGVKVMVNNKAYDITNITMVEGKAVVEQQPTPDTEEPVADVEEVATGGGDEENGQ from the coding sequence GTGGAAGTAAAGGCAACCAACAATGACTATTACTTGCCAGATACCAAAACCAAAGAGTTTAAGCAACAACTGGATAAGGATGCCTTTTTGCGGATTATGGTGGAGCAATTAAAAAACCAAGATCCCACATCGCCAATGGACACCAGCCAGTTCATTAGCCAATTGGCCGAGTTTACTACGCTAGAACAGCTGACCAACTTAAATAGTCAGATGACTGATTTGTTGCATAGTCAACAGATTAACCAGGGGGCGGCCTTGATTGGTAATACCGTGACGCTGATTGATGAAGGTAGCATTGTTACCGGCGTGGTGGATAAAGTTAGTGTCACTAGCGATGGAGTAAAGGTTATGGTTAATAACAAAGCCTATGATATCACTAATATCACCATGGTGGAAGGTAAAGCTGTGGTTGAGCAGCAGCCCACACCAGATACTGAGGAGCCTGTGGCCGATGTGGAGGAGGTAGCCACCGGTGGGGGTGATGAAGAAAATGGTCAATAA
- a CDS encoding flagellar hook-length control protein FliK translates to MVTVNGNIFQGVNGKSINQSKGVVKEGDGANGDFLMALLAAATGQQTVGTDVTVPLLNGNSDQQQPSTDTEQPSQMGQQQLITDIQTLLTALLAQLKQPQLYEPQPVGTVPKQVDAALLDKLESLLSRPQPQLTVELKDALKQLQIQLQNASPESKSQPALALGQTDGNAKQPSQPLLRPIEGELLGNLEKLQSSLQVQPSIATPKSQLNQPLVDGDFKQQTAERAVKVEQIAPELPKAVLVPQHKGSTSVQAGEQQPATNQPPAAISQFVKPATERPVEQLAQPVVKGNEEAVQSANQQTTSNQSTLVNSKDQVQPEQMAGRLLNMVKEMATKQQPNQTTIHLRLNPEHLGEVTIRLTYNRGELNAQFYAATAHGKEALEAVLPQMREALYQQQVKLNDATVYLNNGSNQWLGGRQDNQGDSRGRNAAGYNNKNSYQPQVSAVSTDHNSVVVDDGLNILV, encoded by the coding sequence GTGGTAACAGTGAATGGAAATATTTTCCAAGGGGTTAATGGCAAATCGATCAACCAGTCCAAAGGGGTTGTTAAAGAAGGTGATGGGGCTAACGGTGATTTTTTAATGGCACTGTTGGCAGCGGCCACTGGTCAACAAACTGTCGGCACCGATGTTACCGTTCCGCTGTTAAACGGTAACTCTGACCAGCAACAGCCTAGTACCGACACAGAGCAACCAAGCCAGATGGGACAACAGCAATTGATCACTGATATCCAAACACTATTGACAGCACTGCTGGCACAACTGAAGCAACCACAATTGTATGAACCACAACCAGTAGGAACGGTACCGAAACAGGTTGATGCGGCGCTGCTGGATAAATTGGAGAGTTTGCTATCCAGACCGCAGCCACAGCTAACAGTTGAGCTGAAGGATGCGCTGAAGCAACTCCAGATACAGTTACAAAATGCCAGTCCAGAGTCCAAATCACAACCAGCACTGGCGCTTGGGCAAACTGATGGCAATGCTAAACAACCGTCACAGCCTTTGCTAAGACCAATTGAGGGAGAACTACTGGGCAACTTGGAAAAATTGCAGTCCAGCCTGCAAGTACAACCATCGATAGCCACGCCAAAAAGCCAATTAAATCAGCCGTTAGTAGATGGGGACTTTAAACAACAAACAGCAGAACGGGCTGTCAAGGTCGAGCAGATAGCTCCGGAATTGCCCAAAGCAGTTTTAGTACCCCAGCACAAGGGTTCTACCTCGGTGCAAGCTGGGGAACAACAACCGGCTACCAATCAGCCACCGGCAGCAATCAGTCAGTTTGTTAAACCGGCAACGGAACGGCCCGTTGAACAATTAGCGCAACCAGTGGTAAAGGGCAACGAAGAGGCTGTGCAGAGTGCAAACCAACAAACCACCAGTAATCAAAGTACACTGGTAAACAGTAAAGACCAAGTACAGCCAGAGCAAATGGCAGGCAGATTGCTGAATATGGTTAAAGAAATGGCCACTAAACAGCAGCCCAACCAAACCACCATTCATTTAAGATTAAACCCCGAGCATTTGGGGGAAGTAACCATTCGTTTGACCTACAACCGTGGTGAATTAAATGCCCAATTCTATGCCGCCACTGCTCATGGTAAAGAGGCTTTGGAAGCGGTATTGCCGCAAATGCGGGAGGCGCTTTATCAACAGCAGGTAAAATTAAATGATGCCACAGTCTATTTAAATAATGGTAGCAATCAATGGTTAGGGGGGCGTCAGGACAACCAGGGAGATAGCCGCGGTAGAAATGCTGCTGGTTACAACAACAAGAACAGTTACCAACCCCAGGTTAGTGCAGTGTCCACCGATCATAACAGCGTGGTGGTTGATGACGGTTTGAATATTTTGGTTTAA
- a CDS encoding flagellar export protein FliJ, with protein sequence MKKFQFSLEPVLEQRSKKEQEALLSQSRAEQIYRERLQLLQRTQASLESCMEMAGKSPLGEMHRLMYQEVLKSQMLQQSNQTQMAKHKFDQACQRTTRARQDRLIIEKLKEKQLAQYHQQIRMLEAKVIDELATTMHARKMSKG encoded by the coding sequence ATGAAAAAGTTTCAGTTTTCTTTGGAACCGGTGCTGGAGCAACGCTCTAAAAAGGAACAAGAGGCCTTGCTGTCCCAGAGCCGGGCCGAACAAATTTACCGCGAAAGACTGCAGTTGTTGCAAAGAACCCAAGCCTCACTGGAAAGCTGCATGGAGATGGCTGGCAAAAGCCCACTGGGAGAAATGCACAGACTGATGTACCAGGAAGTGTTGAAATCCCAAATGTTGCAACAGTCCAACCAAACCCAAATGGCCAAGCACAAATTTGATCAAGCTTGTCAAAGAACGACTCGGGCCCGTCAAGATCGATTGATCATTGAAAAATTAAAGGAAAAACAATTGGCCCAGTACCACCAACAAATACGCATGTTGGAAGCCAAGGTAATAGATGAATTGGCCACCACCATGCACGCTAGAAAAATGAGTAAGGGCTAA
- the fliI gene encoding flagellar protein export ATPase FliI, with product MALTIDLNPIRQRLQHVQPIKLQGQVTQVVGLTVEVQGINACIGEVCSIIVPGEQQPIFAEVVGFKGRNSLLMPLGELRGVYPGCSVLPTGQALKVKVGEHLLGQVLDGLGRPIEDELGDDIGISFAVDNQPPNPLKRKRISSVLPTGVRAIDALLTCGCGQRIGIFAGSGVGKSTLLGMIAKHCSADVNVIGLIGERGREVLDFIESDLGPEGLAKSIVVAATSDQPALVRLKGAYVATAIAEYFRDQGKDVMLLMDSVTRFAMAQREVGLAIGEPPATRGYTPSVFALLPKLLERSGMGQTGSITAFYTVLVDGDDMNEPIADAVRGILDGHIVLSRKLAASNHYPAIDVLSSVSRVMPDIVENQHISSAGKTRGLMATYSESEDLINIGAYVSGSNPKIDLAIRKHDQITEFLTQRPEEYSEYSETLENLYRITEGS from the coding sequence ATGGCACTCACTATAGATCTAAATCCAATCAGACAACGGCTTCAACATGTCCAGCCCATTAAATTACAAGGTCAAGTCACCCAAGTGGTGGGACTGACGGTGGAGGTGCAGGGCATTAACGCTTGCATCGGTGAAGTTTGCAGCATTATTGTGCCGGGCGAACAGCAACCGATCTTTGCTGAAGTGGTGGGCTTTAAAGGGCGCAATTCATTGCTAATGCCGTTGGGCGAGTTGCGGGGTGTTTACCCCGGTTGCTCGGTGTTGCCCACCGGACAAGCCCTAAAGGTAAAGGTGGGTGAACACCTACTGGGCCAAGTGCTGGATGGCCTGGGCCGTCCGATAGAAGATGAGTTGGGCGATGATATTGGCATATCCTTTGCGGTGGATAATCAACCACCCAACCCCCTCAAGCGCAAGCGCATTTCCAGCGTGTTGCCCACCGGAGTGCGGGCGATAGATGCACTGTTGACCTGCGGTTGCGGCCAACGGATCGGCATTTTTGCCGGCAGTGGCGTTGGCAAAAGTACGCTGCTGGGCATGATTGCCAAGCACTGTAGTGCCGACGTCAACGTCATTGGCCTGATCGGTGAACGGGGCCGCGAGGTGCTGGACTTTATTGAGTCCGACCTGGGGCCAGAGGGGTTGGCCAAGTCCATTGTTGTTGCTGCCACCTCTGATCAACCGGCGTTGGTGCGCCTTAAGGGTGCTTATGTGGCCACCGCCATTGCTGAGTACTTTCGGGACCAAGGTAAAGATGTAATGCTGTTGATGGACTCGGTGACCAGATTTGCCATGGCCCAGCGGGAAGTGGGCTTAGCCATCGGTGAACCGCCGGCCACTAGGGGTTATACGCCCTCGGTATTTGCGCTGTTGCCCAAACTGTTAGAGCGTTCCGGCATGGGACAAACCGGCTCCATTACCGCCTTTTATACCGTGCTGGTGGATGGCGATGACATGAATGAGCCGATAGCCGATGCAGTGCGGGGGATTTTAGACGGTCACATTGTTTTGTCCCGCAAACTGGCCGCCAGCAACCATTATCCGGCCATTGATGTGCTAAGCAGTGTCAGTCGGGTGATGCCCGACATTGTGGAAAACCAGCATATCAGCAGTGCTGGTAAAACCAGGGGCCTAATGGCCACCTATAGCGAATCCGAAGATTTGATAAACATTGGCGCCTATGTATCTGGTTCCAATCCCAAGATAGATTTGGCTATCCGCAAGCATGATCAAATCACAGAGTTTTTAACCCAAAGGCCAGAGGAGTACAGTGAATATAGCGAAACTTTGGAAAACCTATACCGAATTACGGAGGGTAGTTGA
- a CDS encoding FliH/SctL family protein yields the protein MSRIIKGAAVDGDPLELKFRETLVTKQEIVVEQPSPEEQAKTMLSEAQRQAATIVADAQQKADQLTKAARAEAEELKIQAQEQGYRDGLQQAETEAAQIRLQAQQVLEQAETVRKETFAAMEQEIVSLAVEIAEKFLTTQLQLDPDLVVEAAKEALQQVKDREQVTIYVNPEDIGAYIGRKPELTQMLSDRARLSIIADAKVKLGGCLVQTEQGVVDATADARWQEILKALFPA from the coding sequence TTGTCTAGAATCATTAAAGGTGCTGCAGTGGATGGTGATCCACTGGAATTAAAGTTCCGTGAGACCTTGGTGACCAAACAAGAAATTGTGGTAGAGCAACCATCGCCGGAAGAACAGGCTAAGACAATGCTTAGCGAAGCCCAGCGGCAGGCTGCCACGATTGTTGCCGACGCCCAGCAAAAGGCAGACCAGTTGACTAAAGCAGCCCGGGCAGAGGCCGAAGAGTTAAAAATACAGGCCCAGGAACAGGGTTACCGAGATGGTTTACAGCAGGCCGAGACCGAGGCAGCGCAAATTCGTTTGCAAGCCCAGCAAGTATTGGAACAAGCAGAAACCGTCAGAAAAGAGACCTTTGCTGCCATGGAGCAAGAGATTGTTAGCTTGGCAGTGGAAATTGCTGAAAAGTTTTTAACCACCCAGTTGCAACTAGACCCCGATCTGGTGGTGGAGGCAGCCAAGGAAGCCTTGCAACAGGTTAAGGATCGAGAACAGGTTACAATTTATGTTAACCCAGAAGATATCGGTGCCTATATCGGGAGAAAGCCTGAATTGACACAAATGCTATCAGACCGGGCTAGGTTAAGTATTATTGCCGATGCCAAGGTTAAACTAGGTGGTTGCTTGGTACAAACCGAGCAGGGCGTTGTGGATGCCACCGCAGATGCGCGCTGGCAAGAGATACTAAAGGCGCTTTTTCCAGCATAA
- the fliG gene encoding flagellar motor switch protein FliG — translation MSVQLTGEQKAAVLLMSLGADLSSKVLKYGFNDNEIERLTGAISDIDRVKSDATDAVIKECFELLRAREYVLSGGVDYARDLLEKTVGPVKAVEILEKVSQSMRQVPFQNLRKADPRQLIGFIRDEHPQTIAFIVAHLKTDQAALVLSELSPDMQADVARRVAVLDRTSPEVAKEIEKVLERKLATVASTEETVAGGVKSLVAILNKVDRATEKAIFEHLETTDPELAEEIRRLMFIFEDIVKLHDVSIQKVLREVDTKDLALAMRGANKDVNERIYKNMSKRAGEMLREEIEYMGPVRLRDVEEAQQKIVNVIRKLEESGEIVISRGGEDAIIV, via the coding sequence ATGTCCGTCCAGTTAACCGGTGAACAAAAAGCAGCAGTGCTGTTAATGAGTTTAGGTGCCGATCTGTCCTCAAAGGTGCTGAAATATGGGTTTAATGACAATGAAATTGAACGTCTCACCGGCGCCATTTCTGACATCGATCGGGTGAAGAGTGATGCGACGGATGCGGTTATCAAGGAATGCTTCGAACTGCTGCGGGCTCGAGAATATGTATTAAGCGGTGGCGTTGATTATGCCAGGGATCTGCTGGAAAAGACGGTGGGTCCAGTTAAAGCGGTGGAGATTTTAGAAAAGGTAAGCCAGAGCATGCGACAAGTGCCGTTCCAAAATCTGCGCAAGGCTGACCCCCGGCAGTTGATTGGCTTTATCCGGGATGAGCATCCCCAGACCATTGCCTTTATTGTGGCGCACCTAAAGACGGATCAAGCGGCTTTAGTGCTGTCAGAATTATCACCAGACATGCAAGCTGATGTGGCGCGGCGGGTGGCAGTTTTAGATCGCACATCTCCAGAGGTGGCCAAAGAAATAGAAAAGGTGTTAGAACGTAAACTGGCCACCGTGGCCTCCACCGAGGAAACAGTGGCGGGTGGCGTTAAGAGCTTGGTGGCTATTCTAAACAAAGTGGATCGAGCCACTGAAAAGGCTATCTTTGAGCACTTAGAAACCACTGATCCAGAATTGGCCGAAGAAATTCGTCGCTTGATGTTTATCTTTGAAGATATTGTTAAACTGCATGACGTCTCTATTCAAAAGGTACTGCGGGAAGTGGACACCAAAGATTTGGCTCTGGCCATGCGTGGTGCCAATAAAGATGTTAATGAGCGCATCTACAAGAATATGTCCAAACGGGCCGGAGAAATGTTGCGAGAGGAAATTGAGTACATGGGTCCGGTGCGTTTGCGGGATGTTGAAGAAGCCCAGCAAAAAATTGTTAATGTCATCCGTAAACTCGAGGAAAGTGGCGAGATTGTCATTTCTCGGGGTGGGGAGGATGCAATAATTGTCTAG